DNA sequence from the Maribacter dokdonensis DSW-8 genome:
CTGCAAGTAGAATTGTTGACTTTCCAGATTCTTTACAGCCCTTAAAATTTATACAGGATAACGTCAATGCCATTGAAGATTTACCCGATGTAATTTTTCTTGACCTTCACATGCCTATTTTAAACGGTTTCGATTTTATTAGGGACTTTCAACAAGTAACGTCCAAAATAAATAAGAAAATTAAAATTGTCATGTTAACCTCATCTATAAACGCAGAAGATGTAGAAATAGCAAAGAGCTTTCCTGAAATCTCAAATTATTTCATAAAACCTATAAAACATAGAGATCTAGAGAAAATCATGGACGTTGAACTTAATAACTAAAAATTACTCATAGGTCTTAGCTTTATTCCAATAGATATCCATTTCCTCTAAGGTCATATCTTTCATATCCTTGCCTATTTCCTTTGCGCTATTTTCTAAATATTGAAAACGCTTAATAAATTTCTTATTGGTTCTTTCCAGCGCATTTTCTGGATTAACCCCCAAAAATCTAGCGTAATTGATCATTGAAAAAAGTACGTCACCAAATTCAGCTTCAATCTTTTCAATATCACCTTTTTGCACCTCTTCTTGAAGTTCGCCTAATTCTTCCTGTACCTTTTCAAAAACTTGTTGTGGTTCTTCCCAATCAAACCCTACTCCCGCTACCTTGTCTTGTATTCTATTTGCTTTCACTAGAGCCGGCAAACTCCTTGGAACCCCTTCCAATACACTTTTCTTACCTTCTTTTAACTTGATCTGCTCCCAATTTCTTTTTACGTCATCTTCATTTAACACCTTAACGTCTTCGTAAATGTGTGGGTGTCTATTCACCAATTTATCGCAAATGGCATTAGCTACATCAGCTATATCAAAATCATTGGTTTCAGACCCAATTTTTGAATAGAATATAATATGCAAAAGTACATCCCCCAATTCCATTTTCACCTCATTAAGGTCATTATCTAAAATGGCATCACCCAACTCGTAGGTTTCCTCTATGGTCAAATGTCTAAGGGATTGCATGGTCTGCTTTTTATCCCAAGGGCATTGCTCCCGTAATTCGTCCATGATAGTCAATAATCGATCAAGTGCCTGTAATTGTTCCTTTCTATTGTTCATGAATGTGGTTTTCACAAAAGTAAGCAACCATAGATTCTCTCGCTAAAAATCCTGTTTTGTTTTCGTACATTTAAAATCATAAGTAGTTATCATCATTTGCACTACTCATGCAACCATTACAAATGAAATTACAATTGCTAAAACAACAACTAACAACAATAGATTATCACACCTATGAAAACACGCAGAAATTTTCTTAAACGGGCAGGTCTGTTCAGTGCCGCTACCCTTTTAACGCCTCAGCTTAATTTAGCATTTCCTAAAAATTCAATATACGGCGTACAGCTTTATTCATTTAGAGAAGCCATGTTGAAAAATCCTAAAAAAGCCTTGGAAACAATTGCAAGCTTAGGTTTTAAGGAAATTGAAAGTGCAGGGTCAAATAAAGGCTATTACTATGGTTTATCACCTGTGGAAATGGGTGAAACCTGTAAAGCATTAGGCATGACACTTACCAGTGGTCATGTACATTTAGATGATAAATTTGAACGGACTATAGCACATGCAGTAGCATCTGGACAGGAATATTTGATTTGTTCGTCGTTACCTTCTAAAGGACAAACTATAGATAATTACAAAAGGGTTGCTGAAAAGTTCAATATCGCTGGTGAAGCATGTAAAAGGCAAGGTTTAAAATTTGGCTATCATAATCATGAATATGAATTTGAATCTGAAAAAGGAGAGATTCTTTATGATGTTCTTATGGATAATACCCAAAAGGATCTAGTGCATATGGAACTTGATTTGGGTTGGGTGGTTGTTGCCGGTAAAGACCCCTTACATTATTTTAAAAAATACCCGGGCAGGTTTCCGTTATGGCATTTGAAGGATATGAATATGCATGAAAAAGTAAGTACTGAATTTGGTAAAGGGGTGCTTGACATACCTTTAATGATTGAGTTAAAAGAATTATCTGGTGTTGAACATATTTACATTGAACAAGAAGAATATAGTAGCACACCTATAGAAAGCATGCAGTATAACATGAATTATTTAATGAATCTATAAGCTTAACACATGAAAACCAAGTATACCATAATCAGTTCTCTTGCCTTAGGCATTCTTGTATTCTCTTGTAAAGCCCAACATTCATCTATAATAGCAGACGATACGTTGCTAGTTAAAGTAGATAGTACATACAGTTTTACAGAGGGTCCGGCCTCAGATAAAGATGGCAATGTTTATTTTACCGATCAACCAAATGATAAAATAATTAAGTGGCATGCAAATGACAATTCGCTAAGTATATTCAAAGAACCTTCGGGTAGGGCAAACGGTCTATATTTTGACCATGACGGAAATTTATTGGCCGCTGCAGACGAGAATAATGAACTATGGAGAATTGACAGTAACGGAAATGTTGATACCCTATTAACTTCTTTTGAAGATAAAAAACTTAATGGTCCTAATGATATTTGGGTAGATTTAAAAGGTGGTATCTATTTTACCGACCCCTATTACCAAAGAGAATACTGGACAAGAACTAAGGCAGAAATTTCAGAAAAGAATGTGTATTACATATCTCCAGATGGAAAAGAGGTATCTATTATAGCTTCTGGTTTTGTTCAGCCCAATGGTATCATAGGTACTCCAGACGGTAAAACACTTTACGTTGCTGATATTGGGGATAAAAAAACATATGCTTACACCATACAACCTAATGGAACCCTAAAAGGTAAAAAACTTTTCACCAATATGGGTTCAGATGGCATGACCATTGACAATAAAGGCAATATATATCTTACAGGTGATGGTGTTACTGTTTTTAACAAGAAAGGCGAACAAATACATCATATTCCTATAAACGAAAACTGGACGGCCAATATCACTTTTGGAGGTAAGGACCAAAACATACTATTCATTACGGCAATGGGTGCTATTTACACTCTAAAAATGAATGTGAAAGGTGTTAGGTACTAGCTGAATACGGCTATTGAAACATATAAGCTGCAATAATTCTAAAAGGAGGGATTACATTTGATTATTTGCCCATAACCTAATTAAATAAATCAAACACATTGATCAGCAATTAAAGGTCTCATGTAAAAAACGCATTTACAATGATCTTATATTATCATATATTCAATAAAAGGATTTAAAAATTTATAATTCCTCGATTTTAATTATCTTAAACGACTTAAAATCCAACCAAACTATGATAACATATATTTTTGAATTTATTGGAACCGCATTACTCATTTTAATAGGAAATGGTATTGTTGCCAATTTAGTTTTAAAAGGTACCAAAGGAAGCGATTCTGGCTGGACAGGAATATCCCTAGCTTGGGGTATAGCCGTTTTTATTGGTGTTTTTGTTTCCGCAGATACCAGCGGTGCCCATTTAAACCCAGCTGTCACCATTGGTTTGGCCGTAGCCGGTAAATTTTCATGGTCATTGGCACCTGGCTATATCCTAGCTCAAATTTTAGGGGCAATGATGGGAAATTTTTTGGTATGGCTCAATTATAAAAAACAATATGAAGAAACGGAAGATACAAGTGCTATTTTAGCCACCTTTTCTACATCACCCGCCATTAGAAGTCCGTTTTGGAATATGGTTACAGAAATCATAGGTGCATTCGCCTTAGTATTCGGTGTATTTTATATTGCCGGGGGCACTATGGGAGATAGTCCTGTTTCTTTAGGTTCATTAGATGCCCTACCAGTAGCCTTATTGGTGATGGGTATAGGTTTTGGTTTAGGAGGCCCTACGGGATATGCTATAAATCCTGCACGTGATTTTGGACCAAGATTATTACATTCCATTTTGCCCATTAAAAATAAAGGAAAAAGTGATTGGGGCTATGCATGGGTACCTATTGTAGGTCCTATAATTGGCGGAGTACTAGCCGCATTACTATTCATGCTTATAGAAACATTGCAATAAAAAAGATATTATGAAGAAAATTATTTTAGTTACCTGTATTTTTATCTCCATGAATGTACTTGCACAAAAGATGGTAGATCTGCCCTTTGAAAAAAATGCCGATGTAACCTGGTCAACGGCAGAAAGAGAATACTATTCTGATATTTGGGAAAACGAAGTGGTCACCAATGTTTCCGTACCACGATTAGAGGTATTTGAAGCTGACCAACCAAACGGCACCAGTGTCATTGTTGCACCAGGTGGCGGACTTTACGGCCTAAGTATTGAAAGCGAAGGTAGACAAGTTGCAAAGTGGTTGAATAAAAAAGGTATCACCGCTTTTGTTTTAAAATATAGGTTAGTACCTACCGGTATTGATGGTATAAAAGAGATTACCGATGAAGGAGCAACCAACCCGGCTAAAATAGGTGAAAGGGTAACGCCCGTTTTACCTTTATCTATTGCGGATGGGCTTTCTGCCATTACATATGTAAGAACCAATGCAAGTAATATGAAATTGGACCCCAATAAAATTGGCTTTATGGGTTTTTCCGCTGGCGGGGCCGTTACCATGGGAGTTACATTTAATGCAACGGAAAACAACAGACCAAACTTCATAGTACCAGTTTATCCTTGGATGACAGTTTTAGGGGAATATAGTGTACCGCAAGATGCGCCGCCTATGTTGGTGATTTGTGCATCTGATGACCCTTTAGGTTTGGCAAAACCAAGTGCCGACTTATATTCCGCATGGTTAACAAATGGCAAAAATACCGCTATGCACATGTATTCTAAAGGCGGACATGGATTTGGGATGAAAACCCAAAATTTAGCATCGGATAATTGGATATCACAGGTTTACAAATGGGCACTAACTGAAAAATTCACAGAAACCATTAATAAATAAAAGTATGTCTCAACAACAACTCAACCTTAAAACCATAAAAAAAATAAGAACACTTACTGTTCTTATTTTTTTTGTTTCCTTAACCAGTTTTGGGCAAGTAGAAAATGTATTTACAAAAGAGGTAAAAGATATCACCGCCAAGTATGACAGTATTTGGGATTCCAGTAAAGAGACCATTGTATTCACAGGTAGTTCAAGCGTACGCCTATGGAGAAAATTACAAGAGGAGTTTCCCGATCATCAAATCATCAATAGTGGTTTTGGAGGATCACAAGCATCTGACCTTTTATACTTTATAGATGAACTGATATTATCTTACAACCCTAAAAAGGTATTTATATATGAAGGTGATAATGATTTGTGGGCTAAAAAAAGACCTGCTGATGTTCTTGATACTACCGCAGATATCATCCGTCGAATAAAAGCAAAAAATACCTCAACACAAGTTATATTAATATCGGCAAAACCAAGTATTAGCCGTTGGAAAATTCGAGGAAAATATAAAAGGTTAAATAGAAAAATGGAACGTTTTACCCAAGACGACCCAAATTTGTTCTATGTAGATGTATGGAAACCTATGTTGAACAAGCGAAAACTAAAAACCGATATTTTTATTGAAGACGGTTTACATATGAACCAAAAAGGTTATGATATTTGGTATGCAGCCATGAAAGAT
Encoded proteins:
- a CDS encoding response regulator, giving the protein MSQDPLIWIIDDDDISKYVMKRYLKQLSASRIVDFPDSLQPLKFIQDNVNAIEDLPDVIFLDLHMPILNGFDFIRDFQQVTSKINKKIKIVMLTSSINAEDVEIAKSFPEISNYFIKPIKHRDLEKIMDVELNN
- the mazG gene encoding nucleoside triphosphate pyrophosphohydrolase, with amino-acid sequence MNNRKEQLQALDRLLTIMDELREQCPWDKKQTMQSLRHLTIEETYELGDAILDNDLNEVKMELGDVLLHIIFYSKIGSETNDFDIADVANAICDKLVNRHPHIYEDVKVLNEDDVKRNWEQIKLKEGKKSVLEGVPRSLPALVKANRIQDKVAGVGFDWEEPQQVFEKVQEELGELQEEVQKGDIEKIEAEFGDVLFSMINYARFLGVNPENALERTNKKFIKRFQYLENSAKEIGKDMKDMTLEEMDIYWNKAKTYE
- a CDS encoding sugar phosphate isomerase/epimerase family protein, translated to MKTRRNFLKRAGLFSAATLLTPQLNLAFPKNSIYGVQLYSFREAMLKNPKKALETIASLGFKEIESAGSNKGYYYGLSPVEMGETCKALGMTLTSGHVHLDDKFERTIAHAVASGQEYLICSSLPSKGQTIDNYKRVAEKFNIAGEACKRQGLKFGYHNHEYEFESEKGEILYDVLMDNTQKDLVHMELDLGWVVVAGKDPLHYFKKYPGRFPLWHLKDMNMHEKVSTEFGKGVLDIPLMIELKELSGVEHIYIEQEEYSSTPIESMQYNMNYLMNL
- a CDS encoding SMP-30/gluconolactonase/LRE family protein translates to MKTKYTIISSLALGILVFSCKAQHSSIIADDTLLVKVDSTYSFTEGPASDKDGNVYFTDQPNDKIIKWHANDNSLSIFKEPSGRANGLYFDHDGNLLAAADENNELWRIDSNGNVDTLLTSFEDKKLNGPNDIWVDLKGGIYFTDPYYQREYWTRTKAEISEKNVYYISPDGKEVSIIASGFVQPNGIIGTPDGKTLYVADIGDKKTYAYTIQPNGTLKGKKLFTNMGSDGMTIDNKGNIYLTGDGVTVFNKKGEQIHHIPINENWTANITFGGKDQNILFITAMGAIYTLKMNVKGVRY
- a CDS encoding MIP/aquaporin family protein translates to MLNDLKSNQTMITYIFEFIGTALLILIGNGIVANLVLKGTKGSDSGWTGISLAWGIAVFIGVFVSADTSGAHLNPAVTIGLAVAGKFSWSLAPGYILAQILGAMMGNFLVWLNYKKQYEETEDTSAILATFSTSPAIRSPFWNMVTEIIGAFALVFGVFYIAGGTMGDSPVSLGSLDALPVALLVMGIGFGLGGPTGYAINPARDFGPRLLHSILPIKNKGKSDWGYAWVPIVGPIIGGVLAALLFMLIETLQ
- a CDS encoding alpha/beta hydrolase is translated as MKKIILVTCIFISMNVLAQKMVDLPFEKNADVTWSTAEREYYSDIWENEVVTNVSVPRLEVFEADQPNGTSVIVAPGGGLYGLSIESEGRQVAKWLNKKGITAFVLKYRLVPTGIDGIKEITDEGATNPAKIGERVTPVLPLSIADGLSAITYVRTNASNMKLDPNKIGFMGFSAGGAVTMGVTFNATENNRPNFIVPVYPWMTVLGEYSVPQDAPPMLVICASDDPLGLAKPSADLYSAWLTNGKNTAMHMYSKGGHGFGMKTQNLASDNWISQVYKWALTEKFTETINK
- a CDS encoding SGNH/GDSL hydrolase family protein, yielding MSQQQLNLKTIKKIRTLTVLIFFVSLTSFGQVENVFTKEVKDITAKYDSIWDSSKETIVFTGSSSVRLWRKLQEEFPDHQIINSGFGGSQASDLLYFIDELILSYNPKKVFIYEGDNDLWAKKRPADVLDTTADIIRRIKAKNTSTQVILISAKPSISRWKIRGKYKRLNRKMERFTQDDPNLFYVDVWKPMLNKRKLKTDIFIEDGLHMNQKGYDIWYAAMKDLVNQP